The Bos mutus isolate GX-2022 chromosome 7, NWIPB_WYAK_1.1, whole genome shotgun sequence genome window below encodes:
- the JADE2 gene encoding E3 ubiquitin-protein ligase Jade-2 isoform X4, with amino-acid sequence MEEKRRKYSISSDNSDTTDSHATSASRCSKLPSSTKSGWPRQNEKKPSEVFRTDLITAMKIPDSYQLSPDDYYILADPWRQEWEKGVQVPAGAEAIPEPVVRILPPLEGPPTQVSPSGSELGEGSQPDWPGGSRYDLDEIDAYWLELINSELKEMEKPELDELTLERVLEELETLCHQNMARAIETQEGLGIEYDEDVVCDVCRSPEGEDGNEMVFCDKCNVCVHQACYGILKVPTGSWLCRTCALGVQPKCLLCPKRGGALKPTRSGTKWVHVSCALWIPEVSIGCPEKMEPITKISHIPASRWALSCSLCKECTGTCIQCSMPSCVTAFHVTCAFDHSLEMRTILADNDEVKFKSFCQEHSDGGPRGEAPSEPVEPSPASEDLEKVTLRKQRLQQLEEDFYELVEPAEVAERLDLAEALVDFIYQYWKLKRKANSNQPLLTPKTDEVDNLAQQEQDVLYRRLKLFTHLRQDLERVRNLCYMVTRRERTKHAICKLQEQIFHLQMKLIEQDLCRERSGRKTKGKKSDSKRKGREGPKGSPEKKEKVKAGSDSVLGQLGLSTSFPIDGTFFNSWLAQSVQITAENMAMSEWSLNNGHREDPAPGLLSEELLQDEETLLSFMREPSLRPGDPARKARGRTRLPAKKKPPQDGPGSRTTPDKPPKKPWGQDTGSSKGGQGPPARKPPRRTPSHLPSSPTAGDCPIPAAPESPPPLAPETPEEAAPVAADCNVQVPGPTASPKPSGRLRLPRESKGTRRSPGARPDAGTGPPSAVAERPKNFSNKNLAKVQ; translated from the exons GTTTTCCGGACAGACTTGATCACAGCCATGAAGATCCCAGACTCATACCAGCTCAGCCCAGATGACTACTATATCTTGGCAGACCCATGGCGACAAGAATGGGAGAAAGGTGTGCAGGTGCCCGCCGGGGCAGAGGCCATTCCAGAGCCCGTGGTGAG GATTCTTCCGCCATTGGAAGGCCCCCCTACCCAGGTTTCCCCTAGTGGCTCTGAACTTGGTGAGGGCTCCCAGCCTGATTGGCCAGGGGGCAGCCGCTATGACTTGGACGAGATTGACGCCTACTGGCTGGAACTCATCAACTCGGAGCTCAAGGAGATGG AGAAGCCGGAGCTGGACGAACTGACGCTCGAGCGTGTGCTGGAGGAGCTGGAGACGCTGTGCCACCAGAACATGGCGCGGGCCATCGAGACGCAGGAGGGGCTGGGCATCGAGTACGACGAGGATGTCGTCTGTGACGTGTGCCGCTCTCCCGAGGGCGAAGATGGCAATGAGATGGTCTTCTGCGACAAATGCAACGTCTGCGTGCACCAG GCATGCTATGGGATCCTCAAGGTGCCCACGGGCAGCTGGCTGTGCCGGACATGTGCTCTGGGTGTCCAGCCGAAGTGCCTGCTCTGCCCGAAGCGAGGAGGAGCCTTGAAGCCCACTAGAAGTGGGACCAAGTGGGTGCACGTCAGCTGTGCCCTGTGGATTCCTGAg GTCAGCATCGGGTGCCCCGAGAAGATGGAGCCCATCACCAAGATCTCGCATATCCCAGCCAGCCGCTGGGCTCTGTCCTGCAGCCTCTGCAAGGAGTGCACGGGCACGTGCATCCAG TGTTCCATGCCTTCCTGCGTCACGGCATTCCATGTCACATGCGCCTTTGACCACAGCCTGGAAATGAGGACTATCTTAGCAGACAACGATGAGGTCAAGTTCAAGTCGTTCTGCCAGGAGCACAGTGATGGGGGCCCACGGGGTGAAGCTCCGTCCGAGCCTGTGGAGCCCAGCCCAGCTAGCGAGGACCTGGAAAAGGTGACCCTTCGCAAGCAGCGCCTGCAGCAGCTGGAGGAAGACTTCTATGAGCTGGTAGAGCCAGCCGAGGTGGCTGAGCGCCTGGACCTGGCCGAGGCACTGGTCGACTTCATCTACCAGTACTGGAAGCTGAAGAGGAAAGCCAACTCCAACCAGCCGCTGCTGACGCCCAAGACAGACGAGGTGGACAACCTGGCCCAGCAGGAGCAGGACGTACTCTACCGCCGACTGAAGCTCTTCACGCACCTGCGGCAGGACCTGGAGAGA GTTAGAAATCTGTGCTACATGGTGACAAGGCGCGAGAGAACGAAACATGCCATCTGCAAGCTCCAGGAGCAGATATTCCACCTGCAGATGAAACTTATCGAACAGGATCTGTGTCGAG AGCGGTCTGGGAGGAAAACAAAGGGCAAGAAGAGCGACTCAAAAAGAAAAGGCCGCGAGGGCCCCAAGGGCAGCCccgagaagaaagagaaagtgaaggcaGGGTCCGACTCAGTCCTGGGGCAGCTTG GTCTGTCTACCTCGTTCCCCATCGACGGCACCTTCTTCAACAGCTGGCTGGCGCAGTCAGTGCAGATCACCGCAGAGAACATGGCCATGAGTGAGTGGTCGCTCAACAATGGGCACCGCGAAGACCCCGCCCCAGGGTTGCTGTCCGAGGAGCTGCTGCAGGACGAGGAGACACTGCTGAGCTTCATGCGGGAGCCCTCGCTGCGACCTGGCGACCCTGCCAGGAAGGCCCGTGGCCGCACCCGCCTGCCTGCTAAGAAGAAACCACCACAGGACGGGCCCGGTTCACGGACGACTCCAGACAAACCCCCCAAGAAGCCCTGGGGCCAGGATACTGGCAGCAGCAAAGGGGGTCAAGGGCCACCTGCCAGGAAGCCACCACGGCGAACACCTTCTCACCTGCCGTCCAGCCCTACAGCTGGGGACTGTCCCATCCCAGCAGCTCCTGAGAGCCCCCCACCACTGGCCCCCGAGACCCCAGAGGAGGCAGCCCCAGTGGCTGCCGACTGTAATGTCCAAGTGCCTGGCCCTACAGCGAGCCCCAAGCCCTCAGGCCGGCTCCGGCTGCCCCGTGAGAGCAAGGGAACCCGGAGATCGCCAGGTGCCAGGCCTGATGCCGGGACGGGACCGCCTTCTGCTGTGGCTGAGAGGCCAAAG